Proteins encoded in a region of the Desulfofalx alkaliphila DSM 12257 genome:
- a CDS encoding SIR2 family NAD-dependent protein deacylase, with translation MDYSRRLDKLAQLIRESTKTLALTGAGVSTESGIPDFRSKEKGLWNRFDPEEVASIGALERDPAEFYRNNLKWWELCLQAQPNEAHRSLAQLERKGWLLGVITQNIDGLHQKAGSKRVWEVHGHLRTCRCMKCKKTDQMDRLKESYHCAACGGLLRPSVVLFGDSMSNDYYNAEKVMSGCQLLLVVGSSLQVYPVAGLPYMARQVVIINRQPTPWDSQARLVINQSAGLVLSDLVEILGDEKGPYYEC, from the coding sequence TTGGATTATTCCCGCAGACTTGATAAGCTGGCCCAACTGATTAGAGAATCTACCAAGACGCTGGCATTAACCGGTGCAGGGGTGAGCACGGAAAGCGGTATTCCTGATTTCCGCAGCAAAGAAAAGGGCTTGTGGAATAGGTTTGATCCCGAAGAGGTGGCCAGCATTGGGGCCTTGGAAAGGGATCCCGCAGAGTTTTACCGCAATAATTTAAAATGGTGGGAATTGTGCCTGCAGGCCCAGCCCAATGAAGCCCACCGCAGCCTTGCGCAGCTTGAAAGAAAAGGCTGGTTACTGGGGGTAATTACCCAGAATATAGATGGCCTTCACCAAAAAGCCGGTTCAAAGCGGGTGTGGGAAGTGCACGGGCATTTAAGAACATGTAGGTGTATGAAATGTAAAAAAACCGACCAAATGGATCGGCTAAAGGAGAGTTATCACTGTGCCGCCTGTGGCGGCTTACTGCGGCCCAGTGTAGTTCTTTTTGGCGATAGCATGTCAAATGATTATTACAATGCAGAAAAAGTCATGAGTGGCTGTCAACTGCTGTTGGTGGTTGGCAGTAGTTTGCAAGTATACCCGGTGGCAGGGCTGCCCTATATGGCCCGCCAGGTGGTAATAATAAACCGCCAGCCGACCCCATGGGACAGCCAGGCCCGGCTGGTTATAAACCAATCGGCAGGCCTGGTGCTGTC
- a CDS encoding ferrous iron transporter B: MSCHDTKKNNLQTDGKLNFLLMGNPNVGKSVVFSKLTGKEVLSSNYAGTTITTMQGKIFRHGEEAVLVDVPGTYSLTATSPVEEVAVDILNQGADAVICVLDATNLERNLNFALQILEHGLPTVFALNLIDVAERQGIYIDVNKLEEELGAPVVPTVAIRNVGLAQLLDRAWQLAKDKPVRDKLMPTDQDKRWQHVGRIIEKVQRVEHRHATFWEKLGDLTLQPFPGLPIAFLVLLLSMAVVVGGGKALRSFILLPIIYDWYVPLITPIVSQFVAEGMLHNILLGEYGVLIKGIEWPFGLILPYVFLFYIALSILEDSGFLPRLGVLVDGVMRRVGIQGGNIVPFIMGYGCAVPAILGTRAVTSYKERLIVSGTVCFAVPCVSQTGAFISLLGDHSIGLLILMFGISFGAIFLAGLVLNKVLPGNIDPIMIEIPNLLKPDRQALKRKIWLRTKQFMLEAEIPIILAILLAAVLVETGLLVYISDFIGPLVIGWLGLPAEASLALMLGIVRRELGVLPLLEMDLSTLQLLVGSVVALFYIPCLSVFAVLTKEFGIKVASALSLTTIIAAFLFGGLINHSVSIISTLF, encoded by the coding sequence TTGAGCTGTCACGACACTAAAAAAAACAATTTACAAACAGACGGCAAATTAAACTTTTTATTGATGGGCAACCCCAACGTGGGGAAGAGTGTTGTTTTTTCTAAGCTGACAGGTAAGGAGGTGCTTTCTTCTAATTATGCAGGCACCACCATCACCACAATGCAGGGAAAAATCTTTCGCCACGGTGAAGAGGCTGTGCTGGTTGATGTACCCGGTACTTACTCACTGACCGCCACCTCCCCTGTGGAAGAGGTGGCCGTTGACATATTAAACCAAGGGGCCGACGCAGTTATTTGCGTCCTTGACGCCACCAACCTGGAAAGAAATTTAAATTTTGCTTTGCAGATACTGGAACATGGCTTGCCCACTGTGTTTGCACTTAACCTCATTGATGTTGCCGAACGGCAAGGTATATATATTGATGTAAATAAGCTGGAAGAAGAACTTGGTGCCCCGGTGGTACCCACCGTGGCCATACGCAACGTGGGCCTTGCCCAGTTGTTAGACAGGGCATGGCAGTTGGCTAAGGATAAGCCGGTCAGGGACAAGCTTATGCCCACGGATCAGGATAAACGCTGGCAGCATGTGGGGCGCATAATAGAAAAGGTGCAGCGGGTAGAGCACCGCCATGCCACCTTTTGGGAAAAACTTGGCGATTTGACCTTGCAGCCCTTCCCCGGCCTGCCGATAGCTTTTTTAGTATTGTTATTATCCATGGCAGTGGTGGTGGGCGGCGGTAAGGCCTTGCGCAGTTTCATTCTGCTTCCGATTATCTATGATTGGTATGTACCGCTAATCACACCCATTGTCTCCCAGTTTGTGGCCGAGGGTATGCTGCACAACATTTTATTGGGCGAATACGGGGTGCTGATTAAAGGAATTGAATGGCCCTTTGGCTTGATTTTGCCTTATGTTTTTCTTTTCTACATCGCACTGTCAATTTTAGAAGATAGCGGCTTTTTGCCCCGTTTAGGTGTCTTGGTTGACGGAGTTATGCGCCGGGTGGGTATCCAAGGGGGCAACATTGTTCCCTTTATCATGGGTTACGGCTGTGCCGTCCCCGCCATATTAGGAACCCGGGCCGTCACCAGTTATAAAGAGCGTTTAATTGTATCCGGTACGGTGTGTTTTGCAGTACCCTGTGTCTCACAAACGGGAGCATTTATCTCCCTGCTTGGGGATCACTCCATAGGGTTATTAATCTTAATGTTTGGCATCTCCTTCGGAGCTATTTTTTTAGCCGGCCTGGTACTCAACAAAGTACTGCCGGGCAACATTGACCCCATTATGATAGAGATTCCCAATCTGTTAAAACCCGACCGTCAGGCTTTGAAGAGAAAAATTTGGCTGCGCACTAAGCAGTTTATGCTGGAGGCAGAAATACCAATTATTTTAGCTATTTTATTGGCGGCGGTGCTGGTGGAAACAGGTTTATTGGTTTATATCAGTGACTTCATCGGCCCCCTGGTGATTGGCTGGCTGGGCCTTCCGGCAGAGGCAAGCTTGGCTTTAATGCTGGGTATCGTTAGGCGGGAACTGGGGGTACTCCCCCTGTTAGAAATGGACTTAAGCACGCTGCAATTATTGGTTGGTTCTGTGGTGGCCCTTTTTTATATCCCCTGTTTATCGGTTTTTGCAGTGCTCACTAAGGAATTCGGCATTAAGGTAGCATCGGCGCTTTCATTAACCACCATTATTGCCGCTTTCTTATTCGGCGGTCTTATTAATCACTCAGTTAGTATTATCAGTACACTGTTTTAA
- a CDS encoding zinc ribbon domain-containing protein, giving the protein MEFFNRLGEKAKVIGERAKEATRKPTELVEVTRLKYEVSKLQKVTKNNIEAIGELVYRQFKGELNLEAEIERLLQATKNIEAEIVSLEQEIERLQPKPLVCPRCDIELPSGGIFCHRCGIKVAIDKEPEEQEKTEGAAEPVIEQEEIK; this is encoded by the coding sequence ATGGAATTTTTCAACCGTTTGGGGGAAAAGGCAAAGGTAATTGGCGAAAGGGCCAAAGAAGCCACCCGCAAACCCACTGAGCTAGTTGAAGTGACTAGATTAAAATATGAAGTTTCTAAATTACAAAAGGTAACTAAAAACAATATCGAAGCCATTGGTGAATTGGTTTACCGGCAGTTTAAAGGGGAATTAAACCTAGAGGCAGAAATTGAAAGGCTGCTGCAGGCCACTAAAAATATTGAGGCTGAAATAGTAAGCTTGGAACAAGAAATTGAAAGGCTTCAGCCTAAGCCTTTAGTTTGTCCCAGGTGTGATATAGAGTTGCCCAGTGGCGGTATTTTCTGCCACAGGTGCGGCATAAAGGTGGCCATAGATAAGGAGCCCGAGGAGCAAGAAAAAACTGAAGGGGCAGCGGAACCGGTAATAGAACAAGAAGAAATAAAATAG
- a CDS encoding FeoA family protein, with product MLLYALKKAHRCVIEKTPPFAILNSLGLREGITVTVKSKQPLGGPIVVELGNRSIAVAKDVAEKIIVKEVV from the coding sequence ATGTTATTATACGCTTTAAAAAAGGCACACCGTTGTGTAATTGAAAAAACACCCCCCTTTGCAATATTGAATTCTTTGGGTTTAAGGGAAGGTATTACAGTAACCGTTAAGTCGAAACAGCCCTTAGGTGGCCCCATAGTTGTTGAACTGGGAAACCGCAGCATAGCCGTTGCCAAAGATGTTGCAGAAAAAATTATTGTAAAAGAGGTAGTTTAA
- a CDS encoding N-acetyltransferase, which yields MIYRKAKISDVESIHRLVSLYAAENLMLARSRSSLYEGIREITVAEHRGKVVGCGSLHIIWEDLAEIRALAVAPDYVKRGIGRRLVNLFLQEARELELKRVFALTYQPEFFRRCGFQPIAKEDLPQKVWKECVNCPLFPNCNENAVIIEL from the coding sequence ATAATATACAGAAAGGCTAAAATTTCTGACGTTGAATCAATTCACCGCTTGGTCAGCTTATATGCGGCAGAAAACCTAATGCTGGCCCGTTCCCGCTCTTCCCTCTATGAAGGCATTCGTGAAATTACCGTTGCCGAGCACCGGGGAAAAGTAGTAGGCTGCGGCTCCCTGCATATTATCTGGGAAGACTTGGCTGAAATTAGGGCCCTGGCCGTTGCACCGGACTATGTAAAAAGAGGAATTGGACGCAGGCTGGTTAATTTGTTTTTGCAAGAAGCACGGGAATTAGAATTAAAGAGGGTTTTTGCCCTTACCTATCAACCCGAATTTTTCCGCCGGTGTGGTTTTCAGCCCATTGCCAAGGAAGACTTACCGCAAAAGGTATGGAAGGAATGTGTAAACTGCCCCCTGTTCCCCAATTGTAATGAAAATGCAGTGATTATAGAATTGTAG
- a CDS encoding methyl-accepting chemotaxis protein yields the protein MINIAIVGGGRGGASMLRVYSNLSEVNILGISDININAAGMELAKEMNIPRYTDFMEMLSIPGLEVVIDVTGSEAVREKIEANLPEGSLLVEAKVARMMWLLAHQKDEMLKELNEQAQQLASMGEQLNATVEQVPGIIKEVSQFIVEYGNTLSQSVAEVKHHLEDTDEVLDFIRKVADQTKLLGLNAAIEAARAGEHGRGFAVVAEEVRKLAEHSATSVKTIATIMKNLEQSMVDIIDIIEQNNKLTERQITATEQVAYAVDQLGTLADDMRDFSEKLADMQ from the coding sequence TTGATAAATATAGCAATTGTTGGTGGAGGTCGGGGCGGAGCATCTATGCTCAGGGTCTATAGTAATCTTTCTGAAGTAAATATATTAGGCATATCCGACATTAACATCAACGCCGCCGGTATGGAGTTGGCAAAAGAAATGAACATCCCGCGCTATACCGATTTTATGGAAATGTTAAGTATCCCTGGCCTTGAGGTGGTAATAGATGTTACCGGCTCAGAGGCAGTTAGGGAAAAAATCGAGGCTAATTTGCCAGAGGGCAGTTTGCTGGTGGAAGCCAAGGTTGCCAGAATGATGTGGCTTTTAGCCCACCAAAAGGACGAAATGCTGAAGGAATTAAATGAACAAGCCCAACAGTTGGCCAGCATGGGTGAGCAACTAAATGCCACTGTGGAGCAGGTGCCCGGCATTATAAAAGAGGTATCACAATTTATTGTAGAGTACGGAAACACCTTAAGCCAGTCGGTGGCTGAGGTAAAGCATCATTTAGAAGACACCGACGAGGTGTTGGATTTTATTCGCAAGGTGGCAGACCAAACCAAGCTGCTGGGGCTCAATGCAGCCATAGAAGCGGCCCGGGCCGGGGAACATGGACGGGGATTTGCAGTGGTGGCCGAAGAGGTGCGCAAACTGGCCGAGCACAGCGCTACCTCGGTAAAGACCATAGCAACCATTATGAAAAACCTGGAGCAATCAATGGTGGATATTATTGATATTATAGAGCAAAACAACAAATTGACCGAGCGGCAGATAACAGCCACTGAGCAGGTTGCTTATGCGGTGGATCAGCTGGGCACCTTGGCCGATGACATGAGAGATTTCTCCGAAAAGTTAGCTGACATGCAGTAA